In a genomic window of Helianthus annuus cultivar XRQ/B chromosome 10, HanXRQr2.0-SUNRISE, whole genome shotgun sequence:
- the LOC110886568 gene encoding protein NRT1/ PTR FAMILY 1.2 gives MGEELSQETHHSTRKKGGLITMPFIIANEAFERVASYGLVPNMILYLMSDYNVGVAKGTNIIFLWTAATNFAPILGAFLADSYLGSFLTIGLGSLLSLLGMSLLWLTTMVPHLKPPPCNQSTETCKPPSTSQFAFLIVAFMFISLGAGGVKPCSLAFGAEQINNTKNPNNKRTLESFFGWYYASAMIAVLVAYTVIVYIQDHAGWRVGFGVPPILALLSIIMFFLASPLYVKTKVEKSIFTSFVQVIVVAYKNRKIVDGPSNQWHYHHKDKDSDAVPTKKLRFLNKACIIQDPKDITPDGVTSNPWRLCTVEQVEELKSLIRILPLWSSGLVMSINISNSTFPVIQAKTMDRHLGSSHFQIPAASFSFFAFIILPLWVLVYDRVIIPSASKITRKPVHLNVKLRIGMGFAFSTLAMAVSAIVEHVRRQKAIQQGFRDNAHAVINMSAMWLVPQYCLHGLAEALSIIGQNEFYYSELPKTISSIAASLFLLGLAVANLLASVILNMIEKLTRGSGKEGWIATNINQGHYDRYYWVLVVISFINLLYFLICCWAYGPCVNEKLKDECIQESNEHM, from the exons ATGGGGGAGGAACTGAGTCAAGAAACACACCACTCAACAAGAAAGAAAGGTGGCCTAATCACCATGCCTTTCATTATAG CAAATGAGGCATTTGAGAGGGTGGCAAGCTATGGTTTGGTGCCAAACATGATTTTGTATTTGATGAGTGATTATAATGTTGGTGTAGCTAAAGGCACAAACATAATCTTTCTATGGACAGCAGCTACTAATTTTGCACCAATTTTAGGGGCATTTCTCGCTGATTCGTATTTAGGCAGCTTTCTCACCATCGGCTTGGGTTCACTCCTTTCTCTTCTG GGTATGTCCTTGTTGTGGCTAACAACAATGGTTCCACACCTGAAGCCACCCCCTTGCAACCAATCAACAGAAACCTGCAAACCACCCTCAACTTCTCAATTTGCTTTCTTGATTGTCGCCTTCATGTTCATCTCTTTGGGAGCTGGGGGTGTTAAACCATGCTCATTAGCATTTGGTGCTGAACAAATTAACAATACAAAAAATCCCAACAATAAGAGGACATTAGAAAGCTTCTTTGGCTGGTACTACGCCTCCGCCATGATCGCGGTCCTTGTTGCATATACAGTAATTGTTTACATTCAAGATCATGCTGGATGGAGGGTTGGTTTTGGTGTACCTCCGATTCTTGCGTTGTTATCTATCATTATGTTCTTTCTAGCGTCTCCGCTTTATGTTAAAACGAAAGTTGAAAAAAGCATATTCACAAGCTTTGTACAAGTTATTGTTGTTGCTTATAAGAACCGTAAGATTGTTGATGGACCTTCAAACCAATGGCATTATCATCATAAAGATAAAGATTCAGATGCTGTGCCCACCAAGAAACTCAG GTTTCTAAACAAAGCTTGCATAATTCAGGATCCGAAAGACATAACACCAGACGGAGTTACTTCGAATCCTTGGCGTCTATGCACAGTAGAGCAAGTTGAGGAACTAAAATCACTAATCCGAATTCTACCATTGTGGTCATCCGGGCTTGTGATGTCCATAAACATAAGCAATTCAACATTTCCAGTAATCCAAGCAAAAACCATGGACCGGCATCTAGGTTCGTCACACTTCCAAATTCCAGCAGCTTCTTTCTCATTTTTCGCCTTCATTATACTACCGTTATGGGTCCTAGTATATGATCGCGTAATAATCCCCTCTGCCTCAAAAATTACAAGAAAACCAGTTCATCTGAATGTTAAACTAAGAATTGGTATGGGCTTTGCATTTTCCACACTAGCCATGGCGGTTTCCGCCATTGTTGAACATGTTCGACGACAAAAAGCAATTCAACAAGGATTTAGAGACAACGCGCACGCAGTGATCAACATGTCGGCAATGTGGCTTGTTCCACAATATTGCTTACACGGGTTAGCAGAGGCTTTGAGTATAATCGGGCAAAACGAGTTTTATTACTCTGAACTACCCAAAACTATATCTAGCATTGCGGCATCACTTTTCTTGCTCGGCTTGGCTGTGGCTAACTTGTTGGCTAGTGTTATACTAAACATGATCGAAAAGTTAACTAGAGGAAGTGGGAAAGAAGGATGGATTGCTACAAATATTAACCAGGGACACTATGATAGGTACTATTGGGTTCTTGTGGTGATTAGTTTCATCAACTTGCTTTATTTTCTTATTTGTTGTTGGGCTTACGGACCTTGTGTAAATGAGAAGCTGAAGGACGAGTGTATCCAAGAATCGAATGAACATATGTGA